In Candidatus Contubernalis alkalaceticus, the genomic window GTTCATTACGGGCTTACCTCCTCGGATGTGGTGGACACAGCCATGTGTGCATTAATGAAAGAAGCGGCAGAGTTAATCATTGAAGATATTGAAGAGTTTATTGGAGTATTAAAGGTAAAAGCCCTACAATATAAAGATATGGTAATGGTGGGGCGCACCCACGGAGTTCATGCTGAACCTACTACCTTTGGGTTGAAGCTGGCCCTTTGGTATGCGGAGATGCAGAGAAATCTAACCAGAATGAAACAGGCTAAAAAAATCATCAGCGTGGGGAAATTGTCCGGTGCCGTAGGAACTTACGCCCATATAGACCCCTTTGTGGAAGAATATATTTGCGGAAAGATGGGACTGGAACCTGCCCCCATCTCTACGCAGATTATACAGAGGGATCGACATGGGGAGTATTTGACGGTATTGGCAGTAATCGGCGGCACTCTGGACAAAATAGCTACAGAAATCAGGGGACTTCAAAAGTCTGAAACCCGGGAAGTGGAAGAACCCTTCTATAAGGGACAAACCGGTTCTTCTGCCATGCCCCATAAAAGAAATCCGGTGTCCTGTGAACAGGTTACGGGCCTCTGCCGGATTGTACGAAGCAATGCCTTGACTGCTCTGGAGAATATAGCTCTCTGGCACGAAAGGGATATATCCCACTCCTCTGCAGAAAGGGTAATTGTGCCTGACAGTACCATACTGATTGACTATCTATTGAAACAGATGACCCGTGTTATTCGAGACCTTCATGTATATCCGGAAAATATGAAGAGAAACATGGAGAGGACCTATGGGTT contains:
- the purB gene encoding adenylosuccinate lyase, giving the protein MIERYTRPEMGKIWTLENKFKKWLEIEVLACEAWARLGVIPEESARLIRDKAGFSVDRILEIEQVTRHDVVAFTRAVAETLGEESKYVHYGLTSSDVVDTAMCALMKEAAELIIEDIEEFIGVLKVKALQYKDMVMVGRTHGVHAEPTTFGLKLALWYAEMQRNLTRMKQAKKIISVGKLSGAVGTYAHIDPFVEEYICGKMGLEPAPISTQIIQRDRHGEYLTVLAVIGGTLDKIATEIRGLQKSETREVEEPFYKGQTGSSAMPHKRNPVSCEQVTGLCRIVRSNALTALENIALWHERDISHSSAERVIVPDSTILIDYLLKQMTRVIRDLHVYPENMKRNMERTYGLIYSQRVLLKLVEKGLLRERAYEIVQSKAMEAWEKGVSFRTLLEEVAEVQKYLTTGELDACFDPLEQLKRVDLIFQRLHLA